One window from the genome of Oryza glaberrima chromosome 3, OglaRS2, whole genome shotgun sequence encodes:
- the LOC127768896 gene encoding protein IRON-RELATED TRANSCRIPTION FACTOR 3 — protein sequence MVPSERGDVATAIRPAAADKLVHGPISNKKCRKKVTRKVHKSEREKLKRGHLNDLFGELGNMLEADRQSNGKACILTDTTRILRDLLSQVKSLRQENSTLQNESNYVTMERNELQDENGALRSEISDLQNELRMRATGSPGWGHGATGSPLPVPPSPGTVFPSQQPMQPSPMTTSTVFPLQQPLPQPTVIEPSARQPLELKLFLEAPPAEDPEPSEDQEAPNNVARPQPRYPTEASSWPISLGLPRMEDEQM from the exons ATGGTGCCGTCGGAGAGGGGGgacgtcgccaccgccatcaGACCCGCCGCTGCCGACAAGCTCGTCCATGG GCCTATCTCTAACAAGAAGTGCCGGAAGAAGGTCACGAGGAAGGTTCACAAATCTGAGAGGGAGAAGCTTAAACGCGGGCATCTCAATGATCTGTTCGGCGAGCTGGGTAATATGCTAG AAGCGGATAGGCAGAGTAATGGGAAGGCATGCATACTGACTGACACCACCCGGATCTTAAGAGATCTGCTTTCTCAAGTAAAATCTCTCCGGCAAGAAAACAGCACCCTCCAGAATGAATCTAATTAT GTTACGATGGAAAGGAATGAGTTGCAGGATGAAAATGGTGCGCTACGCAGCGAAATCTCTGACCTCCAAAACGAGCTGAGGATGCGTGCGACAGGGAGTCCAGGTTGGGGCCATGGCGCGACTGGATCACCTCTCCCCGTTCCTCCCTCTCCAGGCACGGTTTTCCCATCGCAGCAGCCAATGCAGCCATCTCCCATGACAACAAGCACAGTGTTCCCCTTGCAGCAGCCACTGCCACAACCAACAGTCATTGAGCCCTCTGCAAGACAGCCACTGGAACTGAAGCTCTTCCTAGAAGCACCCCCCGCCGAAGACCCTGAACCATCAGAAGACCAGGAGGCTCCGAACAATGTGGCACGACCGCAGCCGAGGTACCCAACAGAGGCATCTTCTTGGCCTATTAGCCTGGGACTTCCAAGAATGGAAGATGAGCAAATGTAG
- the LOC127768895 gene encoding protein GAMETE CELL DEFECTIVE 1, mitochondrial yields MHSLRRALRVPTSASGLRRLSSNRRAPPPSRAAAGAATATTGDDEWNDAWETSWLPGDSPTSSPAPAAPWESPTSGAATVPAISAEVDPDTKAFVADMDERWAERRAASRRPRPAPRAEGAGGAAAKKAQADEYRARKQRVHAALWVKEIEKMEEARLGGGGGGADDIDRLLDSCSEIFDSGNTDFGDSKIPSTAEIKTKPDGWETTSRGQDGSIWDISQREDDILLQEFERRIAFSKQQIASFIKTHIFSRRRPIDGWKYMIEEIGPNARKGKGSVQRLPSVTDPATQPYREEPPAIASGSPFRGNRP; encoded by the exons ATGCACTCGCTCCGGCGCGCCCTCCGCgtccccacctccgcctccggcctGCGTCGCCTCTCCTCTAaccgccgcgcgcctccgccgtcgcgagccgccgccggcgccgccaccgcgaccaccggcgacgacgagtgGAACGACGCCTGGGAGACCTCATGGCTCCCGGGCGACTCCCCCACCTCTTCCccggcgcccgccgcgccgtGGGAGTCCCCCACCTCGGGGGCCGCCACCGTCCCGGCCATCTCCGCGGAGGTGGACCCTGACACCAAGGCCTTCGTGGCCGACATGGACGAGCGCTGGGCcgagcgccgcgccgcgtcgaggCGGCCGCGCCCCGCTCCTCGCGCGGAGGgtgcgggcggcgccgcggccaagAAGGCGCAGGCCGACGAGTACAGGGCGAGGAAGCAGCGGGTGCACGCCGCGCTGTGGGTgaaggagatcgagaagatggaggaggcgcgcctcggcggcggaggcggcggcgccgacgacatcGACCGACTCCTCGACTCGTGCTCTGA GATTTTCGATTCTGGAAATACAGATTTTGGCGATTCAAAGATTCCAAGCACTGCTGAGATCAAAACCAAGCCTGATGGTTGGGAAACCACCTCTAGAGGACAGGATGGTAGCATATGGGATATCTCACAGCGGGAAGATGACATTCTTCTCCAAGAATTCGAAAGGCGGATTGCTTTCAGTAAACAGCAG ATTGCTAGCTTCATCAAAACACACATATTTAGCCGGAGGCGTCCTATTGACGGATGGAAGTACATGATCGAAGAAATTGGCCCTAATGCTAGAAAAGGGAAGGGGAGCGTACAGAGACTGCCCAGTGTGACTGATCCTGCTACTCAGCCGTACAGGGAAGAGCCACCTGCAATTGCATCTGGTTCGCCATTCAGAGGAAACCGGCCATAA